One window from the genome of Aptenodytes patagonicus chromosome 4, bAptPat1.pri.cur, whole genome shotgun sequence encodes:
- the RWDD4 gene encoding RWD domain-containing protein 4, whose protein sequence is MAANEDQEMELEALRSIYEGDLCFRELSPVSFQYRIGESGDPKAFLIEVSWPETYPQTAPVISMDAFFNNTISSAIKQSILDKLKVEVEANLGTAMTYTLFEYAKDNKELFMENQPVNTVTSVSNSIAIGTPDVPTSKKKDKKEQLSKTQKRKLADKTDNKGELPRGWNWVDVIKLSKTGSKDDE, encoded by the exons ATGGCGGCCAACGAGGACCAGGAG atGGAGCTGGAAGCGCTGCGCTCCATCTACGAGGGAGATCTGTGCTTCAGGGAGCTCAGCCCGGTTTCCTTCCAGTACAGG ataGGTGAAAGTGGAGATCCCAAAGCCTTTCTAATAGAAGTTTCTTGGCCGGAAACGTATCCACAAACAGCACCAGTCATATCGATGGATGCTTTCTTCAACAACACAAT ATCTTCAGCTATTAAACAAAGTATATTGGATAAGTTGAAGGTAGAAGTTGAAGCGAATCTTGGAACTGCTATGACATACACACTTTTTGAATATGCCAAAGATAATAAAGAGTTGTTCATGGAAAATCAACCTGTTAACACTGTG ACTTCAGTAAGCAATAGTATTGCAATTGGAACTCCTGATGTGCCAACAagtaagaaaaaagataaaaaggagcAGTTATCCAAAACCCAGAAACGAAAACTAGCCGATAAAACAG ATAACAAGGGGGAGCTTCCACGAGGATGGAACTGGGTGGACGTAATTAAG TTAAGCAAAACTGGTTCTAAAGATGATGAATAA